In Chryseobacterium oryzae, the genomic stretch CCTTCGGGCGAAGTTGCTGTAGGGAAAGTGCTTCCAAGAAAAGCCGAAGTGAAGCAACCCGTACCAAAACCGACACAGGTAGTCGAGGAGAGAATCCTAAGGTGCTCGAGTGAGTCGTGGCTAAGGAACTAGGCAAAATAGTCTCGTAACTTCGGAAGAAGAGACGCCATCAGCAATGGTGGCCGCAGTGAAGAGGCCCAGGCGACTGTTTATCAAAAACACAGGACTCTGCTAAATCGAAAGATGCTGTATAGGGTCTGACACCTGCCCGGTGCTGGAAGGTTAAGGAAGGGCGTTAGCGTAAGCGAAGCGTTTGACTGAAGCCCCAGTAAACGGCGGCCGTAACTATAACGGTCCTAAGGTAGCGAAATTCCTTGTCGGGTAAGTTCCGACCTGCACGAATGGTGTAACGATCTGGGCACTGTCTCAGCCACGAGCTCGGTGAAATTGTAGTATCGGTGAAGATGCCGATTACCCGCAATGGGACGAAAAGACCCTGTGAACCTTTACTATAACTTCGTATTGACTTTGAGTAAGTAATGTGTAGGATAGGTGGGAGGCTTTGAAGCAGGCACGCTAGTGTTTGTGGAGCCAACGTTGAAATACCACCCTTTACTTACTTGGAGCCTAACTTCTTTTAGAAGGACATTGCGTGGTGGGTAGTTTGACTGGGGTGGTCGCCTCCAAAAGAGTAACGGAGGCTTTCAAAGGTACCCTCAGCACGCTTGGTAACCGTGCGTAGAGTGTAATGGCATAAGGGTGCTTGACTGTGAGACCAACAAGTCGATCAGGTGCGAAAGCAGGACATAGTGATCCGGTGGTTCCGTATGGAAGGGCCATCGCTCATAGGATAAAAGGTACTCCGGGGATAACAGGCTAGTCTCCCCCAAGAGCTCACATCGACGGGGAGGTTCGGCACCTCGATGTCGGCTCGTCACATCCTGGGGCTGGAGAAGGTCCCAAGGGTTGGGCTGTTCGCCCATTAAAGTGGCACGCGAGCTGGGTTCAGAACGTCGTGAGACAGTTCGGTCTCTATCTATTGCGGGCGTTAGATGTTTGAGAGGGCTTGAATCTAGTACGAGAGGACCGATTTGAACAAACCTCTGGTGTATCAGTTGTACCGCCAGGTGCACCGCTGAGTAGCTATGTTTGGAAGAGATAAGCACTGAAAGCATATAAGTGCGAAACTCGCCTCAAGATGAGACATCTTTTAAGGGTCGTGGGAGATGACCACGTTGATAGGCTACAGGTGTAAAGTTGGTAACAGCATAGCCGAGTAGTACTAATTACCCGTAGATTTATAGCCTATAAGTTTACATTAAATCAAGCCTTATAAGTGCGACACTGGTTTTGCCTTTGTGATGAAATTTACCGATAAAAAGATGTCAGATATAAGACATCAGATACAAGACTTTAGTTAGTCTGAAATCTAATATCTAACCTCTGAAATCTATATACCTTATTTAGGGTGGTTTTAGCAGAGGGGCTCACCTGTTCCCATTCCGAACACAGAAGTTAAGCCCTCTAGCGCCGATGGTACTGCGAAAGCGGGAGAGTAGGTCGCCGCCAGTTTTTTTCAAACCTCATACACAAATGTATGAGGTTTTTTTATTGTATTTTATTCTATTCTATTCTATTTTAATTGAAATCCTAATCCAATCATAATATCAATCCAAATCCTAAAAGATTACTCTTAAACGCATTCATTAAACACTGAAAATATATTGAATTGACAATTATATATTTGAGTGGTTTAATCTTAATTCAAATACAGAAACATATTCTTTTTTATTAACTAACGTTAAATCACAATTTAATACTAAATGAAATACCTACGGAATCAACAATATTATCCAATTCTACTCATTACTTATTATCTATAAAAGTATTGCTATTCGCAAATTGCATAAACTATGATATTAAGTTTATTAATATTATTTTTGTTAAAATTTTAATTCTTCGATGAATAATAAATTCTTATTAATTTAATAATTTTAAAATGAGAAATATGCGTACTGTTACGGTTGTTCGATATATCTTACCTCTAAGGGAAGGAGGTTCGCTTCCAGCATTGGCCGATGCAGATGATGATTTTAAGTACGTATTGAAATTTCGCGGCGCTGGACATGGTGTTAAAATGCTTATTTCTGAACTTTTGGGAGGTAAAATAGCTGAAGCACTTCAACTTCCCATTCCTGAAATTGTTTTTGTGAATTTGGATGCTGATTTTGGAAGAACAGAGGCAGATGAAGAGATACAGGATTTATTGAAATTTTCTGAAGGGCTCAATTTAGGACTTCATTATTTGTCTGGTGCAATTGCGTATGATCCGAGTGTAAAAATTGATCCTTTATTAGCATCTAAAATCGTATGGCTCGATGCTTTTATTACTAATATAGATCGAACTTTTAAGAATACAAATCTTCTAATGTGGCACAAAGAGCTTTGGGTTATTGATAATGGAGCTTCATTTTATTTTCATCATTCCTGGCAGAATTTTGATACTGCTGCTAAAACTCCTTTCAAATATATAAAAGACCACGTACTTCTTCCACAGGCATCAATGCTGAATGAAGCTGATTTGTTTGCTCATAATATATTAAATGATCAGGTTTTTAGAGATATCGTAAATATGATTCCTTTAGAATGGCTGCAATGGAATGACGCTGAAGAAAGTCCTGATGAAATTCGTGAAATCTATTTTAATTTCATGAAAACAAGATTACTAAACTCACCAATTTTTTTAAACGAAGCGAAAAATGCAAGACTATAAAATTTACGAGTATGCTGTAATACGTTTAGTTCCTAAGGTTGAGAGAGAAGAATTTTTCAATGTAGGACTTATTTTATTTTCAAAAAAAGAAAAATTTATCAGATTTAAATTTCATTTATGTGAAAATAAATTCAAGTTCATGCATAGTAAATTGGATTACAGAGATGTAATAGAAAATCTTGTTAGTTTTGAGAAAATTTCCAAGGGTGACAAAGAAGGCGGACCCATCGCATTATTAGACATTCCCGAACGCTTTAGATGGTTAACAGCTGTACGCAGTTCTGTTATTCAAACTTCTAGACCGCATCCGGGAAAATCTAAAGATCTCGAACAAACTTTTTCAAAAC encodes the following:
- a CDS encoding HipA family kinase, whose amino-acid sequence is MRNMRTVTVVRYILPLREGGSLPALADADDDFKYVLKFRGAGHGVKMLISELLGGKIAEALQLPIPEIVFVNLDADFGRTEADEEIQDLLKFSEGLNLGLHYLSGAIAYDPSVKIDPLLASKIVWLDAFITNIDRTFKNTNLLMWHKELWVIDNGASFYFHHSWQNFDTAAKTPFKYIKDHVLLPQASMLNEADLFAHNILNDQVFRDIVNMIPLEWLQWNDAEESPDEIREIYFNFMKTRLLNSPIFLNEAKNARL
- a CDS encoding DUF3037 domain-containing protein, with product MQDYKIYEYAVIRLVPKVEREEFFNVGLILFSKKEKFIRFKFHLCENKFKFMHSKLDYRDVIENLVSFEKISKGDKEGGPIALLDIPERFRWLTAVRSSVIQTSRPHPGKSKDLEQTFSKLFQELVL